Proteins from one Deinococcus sp. AB2017081 genomic window:
- a CDS encoding PQQ-dependent dehydrogenase, methanol/ethanol family, with product MKGSQKVGMMARLGALLATGVVLGGAASAQMSAYTAVTDARLAAPEASNWLSTRGNQMNWGYSALDKITPANVSKLQPAWAYSTGQSEGHEAAPIVNNGIMFITSPMNKLFALDATTGVMLWKYERELPDDITSCCDVVNRGVAVYGDMVYMGTLDAHMLAFNAKTGKIVWDRTIEDYKKRYTITSAPLIASGRLVTGVHGGEYGVRGFLESMDPKTGKSQWKSYTTMKGSYPDGSEAQGGAPTWLTGAYDAASKTIYWGTGNPSPWMDPRRKPTDDLKWSSSLIAVDVATGKIKTGFQYSPNDAWDYDGVNEPILIDTMVNGKSTKSIVSAHRNGYLYRFDRTNGGVKYVGANKYVTVTAYKGLDKTGRPIWDPQHRPDLGKQVNACPSFLGGKNWHPAAYSPQTKLVYIPSNEWCMTIKGAQTKYAAGEAYVGAEFELNAVPNLNYVGNLQAVDPATGKQVWSQTFKAPLWGGVLTTAGGLVFTGTTADRDFVAFDARSGKKLWSFKTNSGVIGQPISYSVNGKQYVAVFSGYGGAIPLWAGPMAQLTKDTPRGGVLWVFAFN from the coding sequence GTGACCGACGCCCGGCTGGCCGCGCCGGAAGCGTCGAACTGGCTGTCGACGCGCGGCAACCAGATGAACTGGGGCTACTCGGCCCTGGACAAGATCACCCCGGCGAACGTGTCGAAACTGCAGCCGGCCTGGGCATATTCCACCGGGCAGTCCGAGGGACACGAGGCCGCACCCATCGTGAACAACGGCATCATGTTCATCACGTCCCCCATGAACAAGCTGTTCGCACTCGACGCCACGACCGGCGTGATGCTGTGGAAATACGAGCGCGAACTCCCGGACGACATCACGTCGTGCTGCGACGTCGTGAACCGCGGCGTGGCCGTGTACGGGGACATGGTCTACATGGGCACGCTGGACGCCCACATGCTCGCCTTCAATGCGAAGACCGGCAAGATCGTCTGGGACCGCACCATCGAGGACTACAAGAAGCGCTACACGATCACGTCGGCTCCGCTGATCGCCAGTGGCCGCCTGGTCACCGGGGTTCACGGCGGCGAGTACGGCGTGCGCGGCTTCCTGGAGAGCATGGATCCCAAGACCGGCAAGAGCCAGTGGAAGTCCTACACCACCATGAAGGGCTCGTATCCCGACGGCAGTGAGGCGCAGGGCGGGGCTCCCACGTGGCTGACCGGCGCGTACGACGCGGCCAGCAAGACCATCTACTGGGGCACCGGGAATCCGAGCCCGTGGATGGATCCACGCCGCAAACCGACCGATGACCTGAAGTGGAGCTCGTCACTGATCGCCGTGGACGTGGCCACCGGCAAGATCAAGACCGGCTTCCAGTACTCACCGAACGACGCGTGGGACTACGACGGTGTGAACGAGCCGATCCTGATCGACACCATGGTGAACGGCAAGAGCACTAAGAGCATCGTCAGCGCACACCGCAACGGCTACCTGTACCGGTTCGACCGCACGAACGGTGGCGTGAAGTACGTGGGCGCGAACAAGTACGTGACCGTGACCGCGTACAAGGGGCTGGACAAGACCGGCCGTCCCATCTGGGATCCGCAGCACCGGCCGGATCTGGGCAAGCAGGTCAACGCGTGCCCCAGCTTCCTGGGGGGCAAGAACTGGCATCCGGCCGCGTACTCCCCCCAGACCAAGCTGGTGTACATCCCCTCGAACGAGTGGTGCATGACCATCAAGGGCGCCCAGACGAAGTACGCGGCCGGCGAGGCCTACGTCGGTGCCGAGTTCGAACTGAACGCCGTGCCGAACCTGAACTACGTCGGCAACCTCCAGGCCGTCGATCCTGCGACCGGCAAACAGGTCTGGAGCCAGACCTTCAAGGCCCCGCTGTGGGGCGGGGTGCTCACGACGGCCGGCGGCCTGGTCTTCACGGGCACCACGGCCGACCGCGACTTCGTGGCCTTCGACGCCAGGAGCGGCAAGAAACTGTGGTCGTTCAAGACGAACTCCGGGGTGATCGGCCAGCCGATCAGCTACAGCGTGAACGGCAAGCAGTATGTGGCCGTGTTCAGCGGCTACGGCGGCGCGATCCCGCTGTGGGCCGGCCCAATGGCCCAGCTGACCAAGGACACGCCCCGCGGCGGCGTGCTGTGGGTCTTCGCCTTCAACTGA
- a CDS encoding ABC transporter ATP-binding protein gives MGAAKVIDIQGVQHTYGDVQALRGVSLRVPRGSFFALLGPNGAGKSTLVSLMSTLLPLQTGSLDIAGLDVRRHAAAVRRRLGLVFQEPSLDERLTVLENLDFHGRIYGLGGRERQQRAEHVLDVVELGEWQNATARILSRGMKRRLEIARGVMHDPDLLILDEPTTGLDVQSRRAVWRYLQALRRETGVSLLLTTHQIEEAEDADLVAIIDRGEVLAFGTPQELRAGLGGMVVTLRGVPDDLRAGLTVGVPDAVVEEQGDTLRLRVADPAPVLARLAPDLPRLSGLSVQAASLEDVFLSLTGRALREERPSVAAPHASPTDGRGFR, from the coding sequence GTGGGTGCGGCCAAAGTCATCGACATCCAGGGCGTGCAGCACACCTACGGGGACGTGCAGGCCCTGCGCGGCGTGTCGCTGCGGGTGCCGCGTGGCAGTTTCTTTGCGCTGCTCGGCCCGAACGGCGCGGGCAAGAGCACCCTGGTGTCGCTGATGAGCACCTTGCTGCCGCTCCAGACCGGCAGCCTGGACATCGCGGGCCTGGACGTCCGGCGACATGCGGCGGCCGTGCGGCGGCGGCTGGGGCTGGTGTTCCAGGAACCCAGCCTGGACGAGCGGCTGACCGTGCTGGAGAACCTCGACTTTCACGGCCGCATCTACGGCCTGGGGGGCCGGGAGCGCCAGCAGCGGGCCGAACACGTGCTGGACGTGGTCGAACTGGGCGAGTGGCAGAACGCCACGGCCCGTATCCTCTCGCGCGGCATGAAGCGCCGGCTGGAGATCGCGCGGGGGGTCATGCATGACCCGGATCTGCTGATCCTGGACGAGCCGACGACCGGGCTGGATGTGCAGAGCCGCCGCGCCGTGTGGCGGTACCTGCAGGCACTCCGGCGCGAGACGGGCGTGTCCCTCCTGCTGACCACACACCAGATCGAGGAGGCCGAGGACGCGGATCTGGTCGCCATCATCGACCGGGGCGAGGTGCTGGCCTTCGGCACGCCCCAGGAGCTGCGCGCCGGCCTGGGTGGCATGGTCGTCACGCTGCGCGGCGTGCCCGATGACCTGCGCGCCGGCCTGACCGTGGGCGTGCCCGACGCGGTCGTCGAGGAGCAGGGCGACACGCTGCGCCTGCGCGTGGCCGATCCCGCTCCGGTGCTCGCCCGCCTGGCGCCGGATCTGCCGCGTCTCTCGGGCCTGAGCGTGCAGGCGGCCAGCCTGGAGGACGTCTTCCTGAGCCTGACCGGCCGGGCACTGCGCGAGGAGCGGCCGTCGGTGGCCGCGCCCCACGCCTCCCCCACCGACGGCCGGGGATTCCGTTGA
- a CDS encoding ABC transporter permease, with translation MTRREFQGRTTGARYYAACLYAIWSREVKRSVRESGQLVGAFSRPLLWVIIFGVGLTPYFRTGLRETTFVVPFTYMQYIFPAVVVLNILYPSIQSAVSLIYDRQFGFFREVFASPVPRSAVFFGKLLGGATVATLQGGLVLLLGPYVDVPIPPSILPGVLGTMFLVSLSFTAVGLLIAGRLKSFEGFGVFSNALILPLYFLASSVFPLDPSLSVQQQQQVFPPWLVLLVRANPLTYAIDLLRHFIIDYHEHPLGLDVAVVVTLAVVACTLSYREFRR, from the coding sequence TTGACGCGCCGGGAGTTCCAGGGCCGGACGACCGGCGCCCGGTACTACGCCGCGTGCCTGTATGCGATCTGGTCGCGCGAGGTCAAACGCAGCGTCCGCGAGAGCGGGCAGCTGGTGGGCGCGTTCTCCCGGCCACTGCTGTGGGTGATCATCTTCGGGGTGGGCCTGACCCCCTACTTCCGCACAGGGCTGCGCGAGACGACCTTCGTGGTGCCGTTCACCTACATGCAGTACATCTTTCCTGCCGTCGTGGTGCTGAACATCCTGTACCCCAGCATCCAGTCGGCGGTCAGCCTGATCTACGACCGGCAGTTCGGGTTCTTCCGCGAGGTCTTCGCGTCGCCGGTGCCGCGCAGCGCCGTGTTCTTCGGGAAACTGCTGGGCGGCGCGACGGTCGCCACGCTGCAGGGCGGGCTGGTGCTCCTGCTGGGGCCGTATGTGGACGTGCCGATCCCGCCGTCGATCCTGCCGGGCGTGCTGGGCACCATGTTCCTGGTGTCGCTGTCGTTCACGGCGGTGGGGCTGCTGATCGCGGGCCGTCTGAAGTCCTTCGAGGGCTTCGGGGTGTTCTCCAACGCGCTGATCCTGCCGCTGTACTTCCTGGCGAGCAGCGTCTTCCCGCTCGATCCCAGCCTGAGCGTGCAGCAGCAGCAGCAGGTGTTCCCGCCGTGGCTGGTGCTGCTGGTGCGCGCCAATCCCCTGACCTACGCGATTGACCTGCTGCGGCACTTCATCATCGACTACCACGAACATCCCCTGGGGCTGGACGTGGCGGTGGTGGTCACGCTGGCGGTGGTGGCGTGCACGCTGTCATACCGGGAGTTCCGGCGGTGA
- a CDS encoding substrate-binding periplasmic protein — MSRPPAPPPVRRRWRPSGSTVFIVLGVLSYLALRELPPDNSLARVKAAGVLNVCLPSTLPPFVSSDGSAATGTEAAMIERVARRIGVPVGWNVQAAWGTSPDPVDWGVRPESCDMLAGGIVSTAETQGLMQVLPYTRSGWAQLTTTATPRHLAVLTNHWGLAADDAFGWADTRDLDFVAVASAQEALTALQSGERDSVLGLAAEVAWLRDRLPGSTVRTVDDLPVQTLALGMWKNNITLKRVVTAELKLHSRFQGY, encoded by the coding sequence GTGAGCCGCCCGCCGGCCCCGCCCCCCGTGCGCCGGCGCTGGCGGCCATCCGGCAGCACGGTGTTCATCGTGCTGGGGGTGCTGTCATACCTCGCGCTGCGCGAGCTCCCGCCGGACAACTCGCTGGCGCGGGTGAAGGCGGCGGGCGTGCTCAACGTGTGTCTCCCGTCCACGTTGCCACCCTTCGTGAGCAGCGATGGGAGCGCGGCGACCGGCACCGAGGCGGCCATGATCGAGCGGGTGGCCCGGCGGATCGGGGTACCGGTCGGCTGGAACGTCCAGGCCGCGTGGGGCACGTCGCCCGATCCTGTCGACTGGGGCGTGCGGCCGGAGTCGTGCGACATGCTCGCCGGGGGGATCGTCAGCACCGCCGAGACGCAGGGACTGATGCAGGTGCTGCCGTACACGCGCAGCGGCTGGGCCCAGCTCACGACCACGGCCACCCCCCGTCACCTGGCCGTGCTGACGAACCACTGGGGCCTCGCGGCCGACGACGCCTTCGGGTGGGCCGACACCCGCGATCTCGACTTTGTGGCCGTCGCGTCGGCCCAGGAAGCGCTCACTGCGCTGCAGTCCGGCGAACGCGACAGCGTGCTGGGGCTGGCCGCCGAGGTGGCCTGGCTCCGGGATCGGCTGCCGGGCAGTACCGTGCGGACGGTGGACGACCTGCCGGTGCAGACGCTGGCCCTGGGCATGTGGAAGAACAACATCACCCTGAAGCGGGTCGTGACGGCCGAACTGAAGCTTCACAGCAGATTTCAGGGATATTGA
- a CDS encoding NAD(P)/FAD-dependent oxidoreductase, protein MKTLILGAGYAGLAVATKLKPTPDMDTLLIEQNAYHTFETRLHEAAAHNTRVTLPLAPLLRGTGVSLEQAQVEGVNLDEKEVTLKDGRVLTYDTLVVGLGSVTNFYRIPGLSENATELKQLSDADEIFNFVNRAYSSDYRGNRDIVVGGAGLTGVELVTELAQRAALLTKERGLPPFKIHLVEAGPKILPVLDDALRGKAMRTLEDYGINVLVGHRLMQATADSVTVQQADGTQIVIPAGKIIWTGGIQARDIVSGQNIEKGPGGRIVVDEYLRVKNYSDVFVVGDMGLALNQEGKPVPTTAQHAGQQGRLTGKNLMRLSRGEDMEAYEPTTLGEFVSLGGLMAVGWMKLPWNQKLAMTGGLAHVMKRASEWRWRASID, encoded by the coding sequence ATGAAGACCCTGATTCTTGGTGCCGGCTACGCGGGCCTCGCCGTGGCTACGAAACTGAAACCCACGCCCGATATGGATACCCTGCTCATCGAGCAGAACGCCTACCACACCTTCGAGACCCGACTGCACGAGGCGGCGGCGCACAACACCCGCGTGACCCTGCCGCTCGCGCCCCTGCTGCGCGGTACCGGTGTGAGCCTGGAACAGGCCCAGGTCGAGGGCGTGAATCTCGACGAGAAGGAAGTCACCCTGAAGGACGGCCGTGTCCTCACGTACGACACCCTGGTCGTCGGTCTGGGCAGCGTAACCAACTTCTACCGGATTCCCGGCCTGTCCGAGAATGCCACCGAACTCAAGCAGCTCAGCGACGCCGACGAGATCTTCAACTTCGTGAACCGGGCCTACAGCAGCGATTACCGGGGCAACCGCGACATCGTCGTGGGCGGCGCGGGCCTGACCGGCGTGGAACTGGTCACGGAGCTGGCCCAGCGGGCAGCCCTGCTGACCAAGGAACGCGGCCTGCCCCCCTTCAAGATCCACCTCGTCGAGGCCGGGCCGAAGATCCTCCCCGTGCTGGACGACGCCCTGCGCGGCAAGGCCATGCGGACGCTGGAGGACTACGGCATCAACGTGCTGGTCGGCCACCGTCTCATGCAGGCCACCGCCGACAGCGTGACCGTGCAGCAGGCTGACGGCACGCAGATCGTGATTCCCGCCGGAAAGATCATCTGGACCGGCGGGATCCAGGCCCGCGACATCGTGTCCGGCCAGAACATCGAGAAGGGACCGGGCGGGCGTATCGTCGTGGACGAGTACCTGCGCGTCAAGAACTACTCCGACGTGTTCGTGGTCGGTGACATGGGCCTCGCGCTGAACCAGGAGGGCAAGCCCGTGCCCACCACCGCCCAGCACGCCGGGCAGCAGGGCCGCCTGACCGGCAAGAACCTCATGCGCCTGTCGCGCGGCGAGGACATGGAAGCGTACGAGCCCACCACCCTGGGCGAGTTCGTGAGCCTTGGCGGCCTGATGGCGGTCGGGTGGATGAAACTCCCGTGGAACCAGAAGCTCGCCATGACCGGCGGCCTCGCCCACGTCATGAAGCGCGCCTCCGAGTGGCGCTGGCGCGCCAGCATCGACTGA
- a CDS encoding PadR family transcriptional regulator: MNPDLLRGNLDLILLTILEHQPLYGFAIIQAAKERTGGYFDFKEGSLYPALHRLEGEGLLGALIGEPGRNGKPRKYYAITDRGREALSAKRQEFAAFTGAVHQLGGNGA, from the coding sequence ATGAACCCCGACCTGCTGCGCGGCAACCTCGACCTGATCCTCCTGACCATCCTCGAACACCAGCCCCTCTACGGCTTCGCCATCATCCAGGCCGCGAAGGAGCGCACCGGGGGCTACTTCGACTTCAAGGAGGGCAGCCTGTATCCCGCCCTGCACCGGCTGGAGGGCGAGGGCCTGCTCGGCGCGCTGATCGGCGAGCCCGGCCGCAACGGAAAACCGCGCAAGTACTACGCGATCACCGACCGGGGCCGCGAGGCGCTGAGCGCCAAACGCCAGGAATTCGCCGCGTTCACCGGGGCCGTCCACCAGCTCGGCGGGAACGGCGCATGA
- a CDS encoding permease prefix domain 1-containing protein: MTTSAATAPRALTTYLRRATWGLPPARQQELWDELEEHVLTRTDHLTLTGLSPTQAMTQAIHELGPPTRVTLGMAKVYTMPKLLLAAGTLALAVSAGLYALAGGGGPTITLPVFNGKLPKPSCVTGTVPSADSVDIISSGKEDGITCYIVKNQPTDPILYSEPRTYVSEQTAISLAKALNLSATVGSDGFIRVFKSDGREHMTWRTDGVKDGARYFSIGLITRLIRLNSSVSLSGYDTPSIRTSKATYALGHISGHDLYQDVAFDFLNQVSPASETQFGGVAQYTHRIRTSLPTGEVVMLLTQRKKQYTADYAPVGENGVVTIKSYSPHVSFTADPSVISQAPRDGVFKAILVRVSNLPLDNLKSGIFVPAQATSDAR, translated from the coding sequence ATGACCACGTCCGCCGCGACCGCGCCCCGCGCCCTGACCACGTACCTGCGCCGCGCCACGTGGGGCCTCCCGCCCGCCCGGCAGCAGGAACTGTGGGACGAACTCGAAGAACACGTCCTCACGCGCACCGACCACCTGACCCTCACCGGCCTCTCCCCCACCCAGGCCATGACCCAGGCGATCCACGAACTGGGCCCCCCCACCCGCGTGACCCTGGGCATGGCGAAGGTCTACACCATGCCAAAACTCCTGCTTGCCGCCGGAACCCTCGCCCTTGCCGTCAGCGCCGGACTGTACGCGCTGGCGGGAGGTGGCGGGCCGACAATAACGCTGCCAGTGTTCAACGGCAAATTGCCCAAGCCGTCCTGTGTGACAGGAACAGTACCTTCTGCAGATTCTGTTGATATCATCAGCAGCGGTAAGGAAGACGGCATCACCTGCTACATCGTCAAGAATCAGCCGACAGACCCCATTCTTTACTCTGAACCAAGAACATATGTCAGCGAACAGACTGCCATCTCTCTCGCGAAAGCCTTGAACTTGTCGGCCACTGTCGGCAGCGATGGATTCATCAGAGTTTTCAAGTCAGACGGCCGCGAACACATGACTTGGCGAACCGACGGCGTGAAGGATGGAGCTCGATACTTTTCCATAGGGCTCATCACGAGACTGATCAGGCTGAACTCGTCGGTCAGCCTCTCGGGCTATGACACTCCATCGATCCGCACGTCCAAAGCGACCTACGCCCTCGGTCACATCTCCGGACACGACCTTTATCAGGACGTCGCATTCGATTTCCTCAATCAGGTCAGTCCGGCCTCAGAGACCCAGTTTGGCGGAGTGGCCCAGTACACCCATCGGATAAGAACGTCATTGCCCACAGGCGAGGTGGTGATGCTCCTGACCCAACGGAAGAAGCAGTACACCGCTGACTATGCGCCGGTAGGTGAGAATGGCGTGGTCACGATCAAGTCCTACTCACCGCACGTCTCTTTCACAGCTGACCCCAGCGTCATCAGTCAGGCACCACGAGACGGCGTGTTCAAAGCCATTCTCGTCCGGGTGTCCAACCTTCCCCTCGATAACCTCAAATCCGGCATCTTCGTCCCGGCTCAGGCCACCTCCGACGCCCGCTAG
- a CDS encoding peroxiredoxin family protein → MDWPPPPDFVHGDPVPPPATWTRPGLVMVFNLECPGCVSRGIPFLKRLHAEFGDAVTLLALHTSLGHRLLPREGVVPTLVKFAADYAKLPFPVALDLDGGIARAWHIEGTPHWFAFAPGGELLRSVYGSQDNAQTRLQYLLEEWAGRGEDGI, encoded by the coding sequence ATGGACTGGCCCCCGCCCCCCGACTTCGTGCACGGCGACCCCGTCCCCCCGCCCGCCACGTGGACACGGCCGGGCCTCGTCATGGTCTTCAACCTCGAATGCCCCGGGTGCGTCTCACGCGGGATTCCCTTCCTCAAGCGCCTGCACGCCGAATTTGGCGATGCCGTAACCCTGTTGGCCCTGCACACCAGCCTGGGCCACCGGCTGCTGCCACGGGAAGGCGTCGTGCCCACCCTCGTGAAGTTCGCCGCCGACTACGCGAAACTCCCGTTCCCCGTCGCCCTCGATCTGGACGGCGGGATCGCCCGCGCGTGGCACATCGAGGGCACGCCGCACTGGTTCGCGTTCGCGCCCGGCGGAGAGCTGCTCCGCAGCGTGTACGGCAGCCAGGACAACGCCCAGACCAGACTCCAGTACCTACTGGAAGAATGGGCCGGGCGCGGCGAGGACGGTATCTAG
- a CDS encoding ABC transporter substrate-binding protein, whose amino-acid sequence MKRSLMVLTALVCSSVSLAATVAEVKKKGVLVLGTDPTFAPFEFKGPDGTVQGFDIDIARAVAKDLGVRLEIRAVGFGALMPQAVTSGRVDMAMSGITITAERAKVVAFSAPYYRSAQVFIVRGGNPGKFAWPADVKGKVVGVQANTTGQFVADEVLKPKGATLKAYDDFAAGLADVRAGRIAALVGDAPTVADLKKRLPGQFAQAGADLAAEDYGMVFARGSDLAAAANRTLARMKADGSYQALLNKWIVQK is encoded by the coding sequence ATGAAGCGTTCCCTGATGGTGCTGACCGCGCTGGTGTGCTCGTCCGTGTCGCTGGCGGCGACGGTGGCGGAGGTGAAGAAGAAGGGTGTGCTGGTGCTGGGCACCGACCCGACGTTCGCGCCGTTCGAGTTCAAGGGCCCGGACGGTACCGTCCAGGGCTTCGACATCGACATCGCGCGGGCGGTGGCGAAGGATCTGGGCGTGCGGCTGGAGATCCGCGCGGTGGGGTTCGGGGCGCTGATGCCGCAGGCGGTGACGTCCGGGCGGGTGGACATGGCCATGAGCGGGATCACGATCACGGCGGAGCGGGCGAAGGTGGTGGCGTTCAGCGCGCCGTACTACCGCTCGGCGCAGGTGTTCATCGTGCGCGGCGGGAATCCCGGGAAGTTCGCGTGGCCGGCGGACGTGAAGGGCAAGGTCGTGGGCGTGCAGGCGAACACGACCGGGCAGTTCGTGGCGGATGAGGTGCTGAAGCCCAAGGGCGCGACCCTGAAGGCCTACGACGACTTCGCGGCGGGGCTGGCGGACGTGCGCGCGGGCCGGATCGCGGCGCTGGTGGGCGACGCGCCGACGGTGGCCGACCTGAAGAAGCGCCTGCCGGGGCAGTTCGCGCAGGCGGGGGCCGATCTGGCGGCCGAGGACTACGGCATGGTGTTCGCGAGGGGCAGCGATCTGGCCGCCGCCGCGAACCGGACGCTGGCGCGCATGAAGGCGGACGGCTCGTACCAGGCGCTGCTGAACAAGTGGATCGTGCAGAAGTAA
- a CDS encoding amino acid ABC transporter permease — translation MGELLTGFQTILSGEYPRLLLSGLGLTLAVSACALVVSVVVGTALGAVRVLRVPVLGALGNAYVEVVRGIPLIVLLSVVYYGLPALGLTLEGFPAAVLALGLYSAAYTSEIVRGGLTSVPAGQTEAARSLGLSRAQALRFVVLPQAWRVALPALGNEFVSLILGSSLASAVTLQELFSQGRYITNATYRQFEVYAVLAVVYFFLTFTLTRGVRALERRLGRGQTLPDRRVV, via the coding sequence ATGGGCGAGCTGCTCACGGGCTTCCAGACCATCCTTTCCGGCGAGTACCCGCGGCTGCTGCTGTCCGGGCTGGGGCTCACGCTGGCGGTGAGCGCGTGCGCGCTGGTGGTGTCGGTGGTGGTGGGCACGGCGCTGGGCGCGGTGCGGGTGCTGCGCGTGCCGGTGCTGGGCGCGCTGGGGAACGCCTATGTCGAGGTGGTGCGTGGCATCCCGCTGATCGTGCTGCTGTCCGTCGTGTACTACGGCCTGCCGGCGCTGGGGCTCACGCTGGAGGGCTTCCCGGCGGCGGTGCTGGCGCTGGGCCTGTACTCGGCCGCGTACACGAGCGAGATCGTGCGGGGCGGCCTGACCAGCGTGCCGGCCGGGCAGACGGAGGCGGCCCGCAGCCTGGGCCTGAGCCGCGCGCAGGCGCTGCGCTTCGTCGTGCTGCCGCAGGCGTGGCGGGTGGCGCTGCCCGCGCTGGGGAACGAGTTCGTGTCGCTGATCCTGGGGAGCTCCCTGGCGAGCGCGGTGACGCTCCAGGAGCTGTTCAGCCAGGGGCGGTACATCACGAACGCCACGTACCGGCAGTTCGAGGTGTACGCGGTGCTGGCCGTGGTGTACTTCTTCCTGACCTTCACGCTGACGCGCGGCGTGCGGGCCCTGGAGCGCCGACTGGGGCGCGGGCAGACGCTGCCGGATCGCCGGGTGGTCTAG
- a CDS encoding AzlC family ABC transporter permease has protein sequence MVPLWPGMVPFAVAYAVTARGAGLGVWETQLMSLTVFAGASQFAAAGLFAAGAAGLGIVLTTFLLNARHVLYGLSLAQTLPLSARQRLVAAQFLTDEAYGMSTVHGPRDPGGLTFAFLLGTELSLYAVWNASTLLGALAGQVLPDPAALGVGVIFPLAFLMLLVPLVVSRTALVVTVASGLAAWGLSRVLPGGLVILGAGVGGALLGAWLTTRRSAA, from the coding sequence ATGGTGCCGCTGTGGCCGGGCATGGTGCCGTTCGCGGTGGCGTACGCGGTCACGGCGCGCGGGGCGGGCCTGGGCGTGTGGGAGACGCAGCTGATGAGCCTGACGGTCTTCGCGGGGGCCAGCCAGTTCGCGGCGGCGGGCCTGTTCGCGGCGGGGGCGGCCGGGCTGGGAATCGTGTTGACGACGTTCCTTCTGAACGCCCGGCACGTGCTGTACGGCCTGAGCCTCGCGCAGACGCTGCCCCTCTCGGCACGGCAGCGCCTCGTGGCGGCGCAGTTCCTGACGGACGAGGCGTACGGCATGAGCACCGTGCACGGCCCGCGCGATCCCGGCGGATTGACCTTCGCGTTCCTGCTGGGCACGGAACTCAGCCTGTACGCGGTGTGGAACGCCAGCACGCTGCTGGGCGCGCTGGCGGGGCAGGTGCTGCCGGATCCGGCGGCACTGGGGGTGGGCGTGATTTTCCCGCTGGCGTTCCTGATGCTGCTCGTGCCGCTGGTGGTCTCGCGGACGGCGCTGGTGGTGACGGTCGCGTCGGGGCTGGCGGCGTGGGGGCTGTCGCGGGTGCTGCCGGGCGGACTGGTGATCCTGGGGGCGGGCGTGGGCGGCGCGCTGCTGGGCGCGTGGCTGACCACCCGGCGGAGCGCAGCGTGA
- a CDS encoding AzlD domain-containing protein, which translates to MSPLLVIALMWAVTYPVRWLGLQLGGAALPPFWLAFLRFVPVSVFAALVVPEVLGSPEWARRLVGALAGAALMWRTQNLAAGILGGFAAYWAARVLGV; encoded by the coding sequence GTGAGCCCCCTGCTGGTGATCGCGCTCATGTGGGCGGTGACGTACCCGGTGCGCTGGCTGGGACTGCAGCTGGGCGGCGCGGCGCTGCCGCCGTTCTGGCTGGCGTTCCTGCGCTTCGTGCCGGTCAGCGTGTTCGCGGCGCTGGTCGTGCCGGAGGTGCTGGGCAGCCCCGAGTGGGCCCGGCGGCTGGTGGGCGCGCTGGCGGGCGCGGCGCTGATGTGGCGCACGCAGAACCTCGCGGCGGGCATCCTGGGGGGCTTCGCGGCGTACTGGGCGGCGCGCGTGCTGGGCGTGTGA